A window of Candidatus Pantoea floridensis contains these coding sequences:
- a CDS encoding zinc ribbon domain-containing protein, translating into MNSPCPICQQPLTHDETGFNCSSCERHFEHIALCPDCHQPLQVLKACGAVDYFCQHGDGLISKKRVEFVPDLPAS; encoded by the coding sequence ATGAATTCTCCATGCCCAATCTGCCAGCAGCCGCTGACTCACGATGAAACCGGATTTAACTGCTCCAGCTGTGAACGTCATTTCGAACACATCGCCTTATGTCCTGATTGCCATCAACCCTTACAGGTGCTGAAAGCCTGCGGCGCCGTGGACTATTTTTGTCAGCATGGCGACGGTTTAATCTCGAAAAAACGCGTGGAGTTTGTGCCTGATCTGCCTGCCTCCTGA
- the der gene encoding ribosome biogenesis GTPase Der produces the protein MVPVVALVGRPNVGKSTLFNRLTRTRDALVADFPGLTRDRKYGRAEVEGREFIVIDTGGIDGTEEGVENRMAEQSLLAIEEADVVLFMVDARAGVMPADQQIANHLRAREKATFVVANKTDGIDPEAAVLDFYALGLGEIHPIAASHGRGVNSLLETALLPWMDEIVPEVELTEEEENAAYWAALEEDGEKALEEEEEEDFDPTTLPIKLAIVGRPNVGKSTLTNRILGEDRVVVYDMPGTTRDSIYIPMERDEREYVLIDTAGVRKRGKITETVEKFSVIKTLQAIEDANVVMLVIDARAGISDQDLSLLGFILNSGRSLVIVVNKWDGMTQEARDEVKEQLDFRLGFIDFARIHFISALHGSGVGNLFESVTEAYDCSTKRVGTAMLTRIMTMAADDHQPPLVRGRRVKLKYAHAGGYNPPIVVIHGNQVKDLADSYKRYLMNYFRRSLNVMGTPIRIQFKEGDNPYAGKRNLLTPTQQRKRQRLMSHLKKNKR, from the coding sequence ATGGTACCTGTGGTCGCGCTGGTTGGGCGTCCCAATGTGGGAAAATCTACGCTATTTAACCGTTTAACACGCACACGTGATGCGCTGGTAGCGGATTTTCCTGGACTGACTCGCGATCGCAAATATGGTCGCGCCGAAGTGGAAGGGCGCGAATTCATTGTTATTGATACCGGCGGTATTGATGGCACCGAGGAAGGCGTTGAAAACCGCATGGCGGAACAGTCGCTGCTGGCGATTGAAGAAGCCGATGTGGTGCTGTTTATGGTTGATGCGCGCGCGGGCGTCATGCCGGCGGATCAGCAAATCGCCAATCATCTGCGTGCACGCGAGAAAGCGACCTTTGTCGTCGCCAACAAAACGGATGGAATTGATCCTGAAGCGGCAGTGCTGGATTTCTATGCGCTGGGCTTAGGTGAAATTCACCCGATTGCAGCGTCGCATGGCCGCGGCGTGAATAGCCTGCTGGAAACCGCCTTGCTGCCGTGGATGGACGAAATCGTTCCAGAAGTGGAACTCACGGAAGAAGAAGAGAACGCCGCCTATTGGGCCGCATTAGAAGAAGATGGCGAGAAGGCGCTGGAGGAAGAGGAAGAAGAAGATTTCGACCCAACTACACTGCCGATCAAACTGGCTATCGTTGGTCGTCCAAACGTAGGTAAGTCAACGCTCACCAACCGTATTCTTGGTGAGGATCGCGTTGTGGTCTACGACATGCCGGGCACCACGCGCGACAGCATCTACATTCCGATGGAACGTGACGAGCGCGAGTATGTTCTGATTGATACGGCTGGCGTCCGTAAGCGCGGTAAGATTACCGAGACGGTAGAAAAATTCTCTGTGATCAAAACGCTGCAAGCAATTGAAGATGCTAACGTGGTGATGCTGGTAATTGATGCGCGTGCCGGAATTTCCGATCAGGATCTGTCGCTGCTTGGCTTCATCCTGAATAGTGGGCGCTCACTGGTGATTGTGGTCAACAAGTGGGACGGCATGACGCAGGAAGCGCGAGATGAAGTCAAAGAGCAGCTGGACTTCCGTCTGGGCTTTATCGATTTTGCGCGCATCCACTTTATTTCAGCTCTCCACGGCAGCGGCGTGGGTAACCTGTTCGAATCCGTGACCGAAGCCTACGACTGCTCCACCAAGCGTGTGGGCACGGCAATGTTGACGCGCATCATGACCATGGCAGCCGACGATCATCAGCCACCGCTGGTGCGAGGCCGCCGCGTGAAGCTGAAATATGCGCACGCCGGGGGTTATAACCCGCCAATCGTGGTGATCCACGGTAACCAGGTGAAGGATCTCGCGGATTCTTATAAGCGTTACCTGATGAACTACTTCCGTCGTTCACTCAACGTGATGGGCACGCCAATTCGCATTCAGTTCAAAGAAGGCGATAACCCGTACGCGGGCAAACGCAACCTGTTGACGCCAACGCAGCAGCGTAAACGTCAGCGTTTGATGTCGCATCTGAAGAAAAACAAGCGTTAA